The region AAAGGCCCCGCCGGTAACGGAAGGGGCCTTTTGTTTTGTGGGCGCCTCCTCCGTCAACCGGTTCGACAACGGAGAGGAAGATGGAGCAGGCAAGCCCGCAGTGCATGGATGAGGGCGCGCAACCGGTTGCGCATCAGCAGGACGAACATCCCGCGAAGATGGTCGTGCATTTTTCGGTCGCGCCGGGCGCGACGCTCACGTGGCGCATCGACGTGGACAGCACGCTGACCGTGCAAGGCGCGCGTCTGTGGATCACGCGCATCAATTTTCCGTACGACTACTGGCTCGACCCGGGACACACGTTGCGTTTGCAACGAGGCGAGCGCATCTGGCTGAGCTGCGAGGACACGCGGGCTGCGCGCGTGTCGTTGAGCTGCACGTTGCCGGCGAAACGCGGTGTGTTGCATCGCTGGCTCGGGCGGCTCGCGTGGCTGAGTCTCGGGCCGCCGACGCCGCGCTAGCGGCGGGCAACCACGCGCCTCACGCGAAGCGCGGTTACATCACACGCGCTCGATCGCGATCGCGATCCCTTGACCGACACCGATGCACATCGTGCACAGCGCGAAGCGGCCCTGCGTGCGCTGCAATTGATACATCGCGGTCGTCACGAGGCGCGCGCCGCTCATGCCGAGCGGATGGCCGAGCGCGATCGCGCCGCCGTTCGGATTGACGCGCGCGTCGTCATCGGCGACGCCGAGCGCGCGCAGCACCGCCAGCCCCTGCGAGGCGAACGCCTCGTTCAGCTCGATCACGTCGAACTGATCGATGCGCATGTTCAGGCGCGCCAACAGTTTTTGCGTGGCGGGCGCCGGGCCGATCCCCATCACGCGCGGCGCCACGCCGGCGGTCGCGATGCCGAGCACGCGCGCACGCGGCGTCAGGCCGAAGCGTTTCGCGTTCGCTTCGTCGGCGAGCAGCAGCGCGGCCGCGCCGTCGTTCACGCCCGATGCGTTGCCGGCCGTCACCGTGCCGTCCGCCCGCACCACGCCCTTGAGTTTCGCAAGCGCGTCGAGGCTGGTTTCGCGCGGATGCTCGTCCTGCGACACCGTGAGCGGATCGCCCTTCTTCTGCGCGATCGTCACGCCGACGATCTCCTGCGCGAGTGTGCCGTCACGCTGCGCACGCGCGGCCTTCTGCTGGCTGCGCAGCGCGAACGCGTCCTGATCGGCGCGGCTGATGCCGTAGTCCGTCGCGACGTTTTCGCCGGTCTCCGGCATCGAGTCGACGCCGTACAACTGCTTCATCAGCGGATTGACGAAACGCCAGCCGATCGTCGTGTCGAAAATGTCGGCCTGGCGCGAGAACGCGCTGGCCGCCTTGCCCATCACGAACGGCGCGCGGCTCATGCTTTCGACACCGCCCGCCATCATCAGCCCCGCCTCGCCCGACTTGATCGCGCGCGCCGCAATGCCCAACGCGTCCATGCCCGAGCCGCACAGGCGGTTCACTGTCGAGCCGGGCACGTCCTGCGGCAAACCGGCCAGCAGCAGCGACATGCGCGCGACGTTGCGGTTGTCTTCGCCGGCCTGGTTCGCGCAACCGTAGATCACGTCGGCGACCGCGCTCCAGTCGACTTCCTTGTTGCGCTCCATCAACGCCTTGAGCGGCACCGCGCCCAGATCGTCGGCGCGCACCGACGACAACGCACCCGCGTAGCGGCCAATGGGCGTGCGAATCGCGTCGCAAAGGAAGGCTTCGGTCATGGGGATGTCTCCAGTAGAGGCGCCGCTCGCGGAGTCGCTGACGATCCGGTCCAGCACACGGCAAATTGCTTAAAATGTTCTTTATACGAACTCATGGTCATATATCGAACAATGAGCCTCGATAATAGGCGCGGGCCGGAAACCGTGTCAAGCACGGTCGAACGTGCGTGGAGAGCGATACGCGCCACGAAAGTAGCGATCGCTTAAAGTCGGAAGATAGAGAGAGACGCCAGATAGATGCGCTCGCGCCGGCGTCACGCCCACGGCGCCGTCCGCGCAAGGCTCGCGGAAAGACGCGTGTCAGCGAACCTGAATGGATTCGTCGTCGATATAGCCGCGAATCACGTCGGCGAAACTGCGTTCGCCGCTCAGCCCCAGGCGCTCGGCGCGCGAGGTATCCCACAGCCCCGGCCAGCTGCCGACGATTTTCTCGACGCGCGCATCCGGTTCCCACACGATCCGGTCCGCGACCGCATCGCCGGCGACTTCGCGCAATGCCGCGACCATCTCGTCGACGCTGACCGAGATGCCGGGCAGATTCAGCACGCGCTGGTTGCCGAGCGCAGCGGCATCCAGCTCGAGTCCGGCGATCAGGCTTTCGATCGCCTTGCGCGGCGACAGCAGCCACAGACGCGTCGCGCCCGCCACCGGACACACCGCCGTTTCGCCGTTCAACGGCTCGCGCACGATCCCGCTCGCGAACGACGACGCCGCCGCGTTCGGCTTGCCCGGCCGCACGCTGATGGTGGGCAGCCGCAACACGCGTCCGTCGACGAAACCGCGCCGCGAATAATCGTTGAGCAGCAACTCCGCGATCGCCTTCTGCGCGCCGTACGACGACTGCGGATTCAAGGC is a window of Paraburkholderia sp. D15 DNA encoding:
- a CDS encoding DUF2917 domain-containing protein, with product MEQASPQCMDEGAQPVAHQQDEHPAKMVVHFSVAPGATLTWRIDVDSTLTVQGARLWITRINFPYDYWLDPGHTLRLQRGERIWLSCEDTRAARVSLSCTLPAKRGVLHRWLGRLAWLSLGPPTPR
- the pcaF gene encoding 3-oxoadipyl-CoA thiolase codes for the protein MTEAFLCDAIRTPIGRYAGALSSVRADDLGAVPLKALMERNKEVDWSAVADVIYGCANQAGEDNRNVARMSLLLAGLPQDVPGSTVNRLCGSGMDALGIAARAIKSGEAGLMMAGGVESMSRAPFVMGKAASAFSRQADIFDTTIGWRFVNPLMKQLYGVDSMPETGENVATDYGISRADQDAFALRSQQKAARAQRDGTLAQEIVGVTIAQKKGDPLTVSQDEHPRETSLDALAKLKGVVRADGTVTAGNASGVNDGAAALLLADEANAKRFGLTPRARVLGIATAGVAPRVMGIGPAPATQKLLARLNMRIDQFDVIELNEAFASQGLAVLRALGVADDDARVNPNGGAIALGHPLGMSGARLVTTAMYQLQRTQGRFALCTMCIGVGQGIAIAIERV
- the denD gene encoding D-erythronate dehydrogenase — its product is MKVLITGGAGFLGQRLARELLARGTLKDVDGVPQAIAELVLFDVVRGNDFGDPRVRVEVGDIAEHSVLERVIDADVAAIFHLAAIVSGQAEADFELGMRINLDASRLLLELCRQRGHRPRVVFTSSVAVYGGDLPEVVQDDTALNPQSSYGAQKAIAELLLNDYSRRGFVDGRVLRLPTISVRPGKPNAAASSFASGIVREPLNGETAVCPVAGATRLWLLSPRKAIESLIAGLELDAAALGNQRVLNLPGISVSVDEMVAALREVAGDAVADRIVWEPDARVEKIVGSWPGLWDTSRAERLGLSGERSFADVIRGYIDDESIQVR